The genomic segment TCGATCACAAGTACGCCATCTTTGGACAGCCTCATGTTCTTGATACTATCGTATTCAATGAACTGAAAGCCATAAAGGAATCCTGTCTCCTTAAAGCGTGCTTTCGGTGTATGGACAAAGGCATAAAGCAGAAGCAGCCCCGCAAGGATAAGCAGCAGCAGGTTAATAGTAGCACTGTTATTCTGCAGCCGATTGGATATATAGAGAATGACAACCAGTACGGCGAGAATAAACTGGTCAACAAAACTTCTCTTCCTTAATCTGACAGTGAGTACCGTCTTCCCTTTTATCCATATGCTCACGCATTCATCATAGATCAGATAAGCGGTATAACCGGCGATGATTATTAATAAAACAACCAGAGTCAGGGTCATTTTTTATCCTCCGTTTTTTCTTCAAACCGGATTTTAAAAACAGATCTTATAATACAGGGATCGACAGGTCCTGTCGATCCCCGTAAGCCTCATTTATTTAAAGAAGTGTACCCAGTAACCAAGAATGCCGATGACAAAGAAGCCAAAGATAATCCACAGTGGATTGACTTTCTTTCTCAGCAGCCACATGCAGATAAAGGTGAGCAGCAGTGGTACGATTCCCGGCATCAGCTGATCGAGGATATTCTGTACGGTCGTTACCGTATATTTACCGGTTTCCGGATTTTTTACACGTGATAAAACAACCGGGATGTTCACTGTTGTCCATTTATTGACCAGGGCACCCATCACAAACAGGCCAAGAATTGAGGCGCCTTCAGTCAGCTTCTGCAGAAGACCTCCACCCATGTCGGAGACGACATCGACACCTTTTCTGTAACCATAAGCGACGCCCCACCATCTGAAGCCAAGACGCAGAACATTCCAGAGGACGAAGAAGAGAATCGGCCCAAGAATGTTACCGGACATAGCAATTCCGGCGCCCAGTGCAGCGAGTACCGGACGGGCGGTACCCCACCAGATCGGGTCACCGACACCTGCGAGCGGCCCCATAAGGCCAACCTTTATTCCGTTAATCGCTG from the Sporolactobacillus sp. Y61 genome contains:
- a CDS encoding DUF986 family protein — protein: MTLTLVVLLIIIAGYTAYLIYDECVSIWIKGKTVLTVRLRKRSFVDQFILAVLVVILYISNRLQNNSATINLLLLILAGLLLLYAFVHTPKARFKETGFLYGFQFIEYDSIKNMRLSKDGVLVIDTDRRHVLLFARKIEDLEQILKLLQEK
- a CDS encoding PTS mannose transporter subunit IID — its product is MSNETAAAANGSVKKLTKRDLFWVFVRSNLHQGSWNFERMQALGFAFSMTPAIRRLYPAGSEERKQAMKRHNEFFNTTPMMTAPILGVTLALEEEKANGKPVDDAAINGIKVGLMGPLAGVGDPIWWGTARPVLAALGAGIAMSGNILGPILFFVLWNVLRLGFRWWGVAYGYRKGVDVVSDMGGGLLQKLTEGASILGLFVMGALVNKWTTVNIPVVLSRVKNPETGKYTVTTVQNILDQLMPGIVPLLLTFICMWLLRKKVNPLWIIFGFFVIGILGYWVHFFK